One Bos indicus x Bos taurus breed Angus x Brahman F1 hybrid chromosome 6, Bos_hybrid_MaternalHap_v2.0, whole genome shotgun sequence genomic window carries:
- the LOC113894381 gene encoding growth-regulated protein homolog gamma isoform X2, giving the protein MAPAASSAPRLLRAAMLLLLLVAAGRRAAGAPVVNELRCQCLQTLQGIHLKNIQSVKVTTPGPHCDQTEVIATLKTGQEVCLNPAAPMVKKIIDKMLN; this is encoded by the exons ATGGCTCCAGCCGCGAGCTCCGCCCCCCGGCTCCTCCGCGCAGCAATGCTGCTCCTGCTCCTGGTGGCCGCCGGCCGGCGCGCAGCAG GGGCGCCCGTGGTCAACGAACTGCGCTGCCAGTGCCTGCAGACCTTGCAGGGGATTCACCTCAAGAACATCCAGAGCGTGAAGGTGACAACCCCCGGCCCCCACTGCGACCAAACCGAAGTCAT aGCCACTCTCAAGACTGGTCAGGAAGTGTGTCTCAACCCCGCCGCTCCCATGGTTAAGAAAATCATCGATAAGATGCTAAACTAG
- the LOC113894381 gene encoding growth-regulated protein homolog gamma isoform X1: MAPAASSAPRLLRAAMLLLLLVAAGRRAAGAPVVNELRCQCLQTLQGIHLKNIQSVKVTTPGPHCDQTEVIATLKTGQEVCLNPAAPMVKKIIDKMLN; the protein is encoded by the exons ATGGCTCCAGCCGCGAGCTCCGCCCCCCGGCTCCTCCGCGCAGCAATGCTGCTCCTGCTCCTGGTGGCCGCCGGCCGGCGCGCAGCAG GGGCGCCCGTGGTCAACGAACTGCGCTGCCAGTGCCTGCAGACCTTGCAGGGGATTCACCTCAAGAACATCCAGAGCGTGAAGGTGACAACCCCCGGCCCCCACTGCGACCAAACCGAAGTCAT aGCCACTCTCAAGACTGGTCAGGAAGTGTGTCTCAACCCCGCCGCTCCCATGGTTAAGAAAATCATCGATAAGATGCTAAACTA G